Within Acidimicrobiales bacterium, the genomic segment GACCATCACCTTCTCCGAGCAGAGCGATATCTCCGAGCCAGGAGAGCCCTAGTCCGGCGAGCATCAGGGGATCCGTCTGAGCAGCGCCGGCGCTTGTCTCTTCGGCGATCGCAACAGCCGCCAACACCGGCATCAACGCCGGCTTGCTCAGCCAGCGGACGCGGCGCATTCTCCTGGCGGCGAACGTGGTGTCCGCAGCCGCGAGGATGACATAGCCCGATAGCTGAGTCGTTCGGCGCGTCACAACGGAAGGACCTGGGTCAAAGAAGCGCTTGCAAGCTGTTCGAACGTATCAGGAATATCTCTCCTCGGAACCGGGTCGAAGCTGAGCGCCGACCTCGACGATACGTGTCGCGCTCGGCGCTTCTTGTCTCCTCGTCGAAGGTTCGCGGGCAGCAGGTAGACCGGGAGTCCCGGTTGACGATTGGCGCTCACACAAGCGTCAATCGTGACACCGAGCCTCTCTGCAAAGTGTCGCCCTCGGCCATCCCTGTGGAGACTGGCCCGCGGAACGTGTGGATCGTCCGGATTAGGAATTCGGCGGCCCTAGCTCAGGATTTCGCGGATCGTCCGCTCTTGATCGAGTTCAACTGCAGTCATCGCAGAGCCACTCGTGGGTCACTCGAGACCCGTCATCGTGGGGGAACGACTGTCCGGTGGGATGTTCTGGTTGAGCCGGAAGAAGTTGTCTGGGTCGTAGGTGTTCTTGACCTCTTTGAGCCGCTGGTATTTGGCGGGCCCGTAGGCGCGGCGGATGCCGTCTTCGCCTTCGTCCATCAAGAAGTTGACATAGACGCTGGAGTGGTAGGGGGCGAGGGCTTCCCATAGGCCGCGGGCCCATTCGCGCTCTTCATCGAAGCCTTCGCCTTTGTCGCCGGGCGCGATGCCGTTGATGTTGTAGGTGTGGCCGGCGCCGCGCCCGTTGAAGGCCGTGTCGTCGTCGCCGACCGCTCGGATGGCGCCGCCGAGTTGGAAGATCGGGTAGGTGGTGCGGGGTGAGCGGATGCGCAGGGAGTGGTCGACGGTGATGTCGATGACGTCGTCGGTGAGTTGGGCGACGTCGCAGGAGCGGGCGTAATACCACCAGCCGTGAGGGAGGCCGGGGTCGAGCATCGCCTGGTGGGCGACGAACGGCTTGGGTTGACACAGGTCGTGGACGACCGTGCGGAAGCGCTTGAGTGGCTCGATCACCTTCTGGCCGTCCTCGATGGGCCCGGCGTAGGTACACAGGACGGCGACGATTGGCTTGCCTTGCAGATCCTCGGGGATCAGCGGTGAGGTCGGGGCTTTGCGGAAATTGACGATGGTGGTGAGCTCATCGGGGGTGTCGGTGATCCAGTCCCGGTAGAAGCGCAGCACCTCGTAAGCGTCGCGCATGTGCCAGAACACCGGGCCGGCCATGACCGTGGGGCCGAGCGGGTGGGCGCGGAACTCGAAGGAGGTGACGATCCCGAAGTTGCCGCCGCCGCCCCGCACCCCCCAGAACAGCTCGGGGTTCTCAGTCTCGCTGGCCTTGATGAACTGGCCATCGGCGGCGACCAGGTCGACGGAGAGGAGGGAGTCGATGGTAAGGCCGTAGCGGCGCATGGTGTGGCCGATCCCTCCGCCGAGCGTCAGTCCGGCCAGGCCAGTGTGGGTGACGACGCCGGCCGGCACGACCAGTCCGAACGCCTGGGTCTCCCGGTCGAGCTCGCCTAACAGAACACCGGCCTCCGCTCGCACGGTGTGGGCTTCGGGGTCGACGCGGATGCCTTTCATGAGCGACAGGTCGATCACCATCCCGCCGTCGCACACCGACAGGCCCGGCCAGCTGTGGCCGCCGCTGCGCACCGCCACAACAAGTTCGGTCCGTCGGGCGAAGAGCACCGCGGCGATGACGTCGGCCACCCCCGCGCAGCGGGCGATGAGCGCCGGGCGTCGGTCGATGGACCCGTTCCAGATCTTGCGGCGCTCGTCGTAAGAAGCGTCTCCGGGCCTGATCAGCTCACCCCGAAAGTCCCCTTCGAGTTCGGCCAGCGCCGTCTGGTCGATCGCCTGGTTCTCTGCGGTAGTGCTCACCGAGTCCTCCTTTCGTCTTGATTAGGTTCTCCGTCTCGTGCCGGCCGGGCAAGTCCAAGATCTGGACTAGAGGTCGCGCGGGGATGGTGCCACACTGGCGCCGTGCGCGGCGACGGCCAGTACTGCCCGATCGGTGTGGGGCAGTACTGGCTGGAACGCCACGGTCTGATCGAGCGCCGCC encodes:
- a CDS encoding FAD-binding oxidoreductase → MSTTAENQAIDQTALAELEGDFRGELIRPGDASYDERRKIWNGSIDRRPALIARCAGVADVIAAVLFARRTELVVAVRSGGHSWPGLSVCDGGMVIDLSLMKGIRVDPEAHTVRAEAGVLLGELDRETQAFGLVVPAGVVTHTGLAGLTLGGGIGHTMRRYGLTIDSLLSVDLVAADGQFIKASETENPELFWGVRGGGGNFGIVTSFEFRAHPLGPTVMAGPVFWHMRDAYEVLRFYRDWITDTPDELTTIVNFRKAPTSPLIPEDLQGKPIVAVLCTYAGPIEDGQKVIEPLKRFRTVVHDLCQPKPFVAHQAMLDPGLPHGWWYYARSCDVAQLTDDVIDITVDHSLRIRSPRTTYPIFQLGGAIRAVGDDDTAFNGRGAGHTYNINGIAPGDKGEGFDEEREWARGLWEALAPYHSSVYVNFLMDEGEDGIRRAYGPAKYQRLKEVKNTYDPDNFFRLNQNIPPDSRSPTMTGLE